The following are encoded together in the Capsulimonas corticalis genome:
- a CDS encoding PRC-barrel domain-containing protein: MLRRVKELHGVKLRARDGEIGSVDEILFDDNQWIVRYLVVNTGGWLNERKVLIAPKAFGDMNWTTREWHVNLTHHQVEDSPGIDMDAPVSRQMETEYYDHYGWPYYWTGMGLANRAGLSWAAGNPGSVYSVTTAINAASPQALEARARGGDNPDKNDDIHLRSSREVTGYGIVAEDGHIGHVEDLIIDEVSWLIRYLAVDTRDWWPGKKVLLPPEWIISTQWPDRSVNVGVTRVQVRNGPSWNAHEPISPAFEYELAVYYGEQRLEVDERPVAHRNERQASAGRSYSERQ, translated from the coding sequence ATGCTGAGGAGAGTTAAAGAACTGCACGGGGTGAAACTTCGCGCACGAGACGGAGAGATCGGCAGTGTCGATGAGATCCTGTTCGACGATAATCAGTGGATAGTCCGTTACCTGGTGGTGAACACCGGCGGCTGGCTCAATGAGCGTAAAGTGCTGATTGCGCCAAAGGCGTTCGGCGACATGAATTGGACTACACGCGAATGGCATGTCAACTTGACACATCACCAAGTGGAGGACAGTCCAGGAATCGATATGGACGCGCCCGTTTCACGCCAGATGGAAACGGAATACTACGACCATTACGGCTGGCCGTATTACTGGACTGGGATGGGGCTTGCTAACCGCGCGGGATTGTCGTGGGCAGCAGGGAATCCCGGCTCAGTGTACTCGGTCACAACCGCAATCAACGCAGCCTCGCCGCAGGCTCTGGAGGCGCGGGCGCGAGGCGGCGATAATCCGGACAAAAACGATGACATTCACCTGCGCAGCTCGCGCGAAGTAACCGGATACGGCATCGTTGCCGAGGACGGTCACATTGGGCATGTCGAAGACTTGATTATCGACGAGGTCAGTTGGTTGATCCGCTATCTCGCCGTTGACACACGAGATTGGTGGCCAGGTAAGAAAGTTCTCCTGCCACCCGAATGGATCATCAGCACCCAATGGCCGGACCGGTCCGTTAACGTTGGAGTAACACGCGTCCAGGTTCGTAATGGACCGAGTTGGAATGCGCATGAGCCGATCAGCCCAGCCTTCGAGTATGAACTTGCCGTCTACTATGGCGAGCAGCGCCTTGAGGTGGATGAACGGCCCGTCGCACACAGGAACGAACGGCAAGCGTCCGCCGGTCGGTCGTATTCGGAGAGACAATAA
- a CDS encoding DsbA family protein, translating into MDKLSLPISDRDHSQGPTEAVVTLLEYGDYADPKCADAQPRIRSYQARMGCRLRFVFRHFPTPGLRAHAAEAAEAAGRQGRFWEMHDTLFEHQSALGSGHIVEYARDLGLDMDQFLRDMTGHVSGEHVRQDRESGVHSGVTGAPAFFINGARRLDDWEEIPQDDN; encoded by the coding sequence ATGGACAAGTTGTCATTGCCTATCAGCGACCGAGACCACTCTCAAGGACCAACAGAGGCGGTCGTCACTCTTCTGGAATACGGTGATTACGCGGACCCAAAGTGTGCCGACGCCCAGCCAAGGATCAGATCCTATCAGGCCCGGATGGGCTGCCGATTGCGGTTCGTATTCCGTCACTTTCCAACACCTGGCCTTCGCGCGCATGCCGCCGAAGCGGCGGAGGCGGCCGGTCGGCAGGGCAGGTTTTGGGAGATGCACGACACGCTCTTTGAGCATCAATCCGCGCTCGGCAGCGGACACATTGTCGAGTACGCGCGTGATCTGGGGCTAGATATGGACCAGTTTCTTCGTGACATGACAGGGCATGTTTCCGGCGAGCACGTCCGCCAGGATCGGGAGAGCGGCGTACACAGCGGCGTTACCGGCGCCCCCGCGTTCTTCATAAACGGCGCCCGCCGACTGGATGACTGGGAAGAGATCCCGCAGGACGACAACTGA
- a CDS encoding response regulator has product MHDDVCKIRILIADDHPVVRDGLAGVIEEQDDMIVVGQASSGTEALCLYREHRPDVTLMDLRMPGMNGVETISAIRTQSPAARAIILSTYDADEDIYRGLQAGAKAYLLKDVGRHVLVDTIRAVHAGQTPVSSEVGAKLASRIIYEQLSDRELEVLRFMVRGMSNQEIARALFIAESTVKFHVGHVLSKLNAGDRTQAVITALKRGLASLD; this is encoded by the coding sequence ATGCACGACGATGTGTGTAAGATCCGCATCCTAATCGCGGACGATCACCCTGTCGTCCGTGACGGCCTGGCGGGAGTCATCGAAGAGCAGGACGATATGATCGTAGTCGGTCAGGCTAGCTCAGGCACGGAAGCGCTTTGTCTCTACCGAGAGCATCGCCCAGATGTGACGCTGATGGATTTGCGTATGCCGGGGATGAACGGTGTGGAAACTATCAGCGCCATCCGAACGCAGTCTCCGGCGGCCCGCGCGATTATCCTGAGCACCTACGACGCGGATGAAGACATTTATCGCGGGCTGCAGGCGGGGGCCAAAGCCTATCTTCTCAAGGATGTCGGCCGGCATGTTCTCGTGGATACGATCCGCGCTGTCCACGCTGGCCAAACCCCTGTCTCCTCTGAAGTGGGAGCGAAGCTCGCCAGCCGGATTATCTACGAGCAGCTGAGCGACAGGGAGCTGGAAGTGCTGCGGTTTATGGTCCGGGGCATGAGTAATCAGGAGATCGCCCGGGCGCTCTTCATCGCAGAAAGTACGGTCAAGTTCCATGTCGGTCACGTTCTGAGTAAGCTCAACGCGGGGGATCGCACCCAAGCGGTGATTACAGCGCTCAAACGCGGCCTGGCGAGCTTGGATTGA
- a CDS encoding PAS domain-containing sensor histidine kinase: MDSLRISELRYRRLFETARDGILLLDSDHGRITDANPFMTELLGYSHEELLGKELWEIGLLRDKGASQEAFLRLKREGYIRYEDLPLENRRGESRQVEFVSNLYPEGDHTVIQCNVRDITERKRGEVELVAAADKHGRQAAELAVLEERSRLAREIHDMLAQGFTGIAAQLEAADAVLSREPEPILSDTLAASQARLAVCQTQLGKVQVRIGKARDLAHESLNEARRSVEALRSPTLEAAPLSEALADFLAQRVLGTATAGRYLLEGIPYPLPPSIEHFLLRIGQEAIGNAVIHAQAREIFVKLSFEAGAVRLCVHDDGRGFDPSLSEAGRFGLIGMRERAEKAQGTLSIVSHSKQGTAIDLIVPISPQTNPNGY; encoded by the coding sequence ATGGACTCCCTGAGAATTTCGGAACTGCGGTACCGCCGACTGTTCGAGACGGCTCGCGATGGCATCCTCCTCCTGGACAGCGATCACGGCCGAATCACCGATGCTAACCCGTTCATGACGGAACTTCTGGGTTATTCGCATGAGGAGCTTTTGGGCAAGGAACTATGGGAGATTGGGCTTCTGCGCGATAAGGGGGCCAGCCAGGAGGCGTTCCTTAGACTAAAGCGGGAGGGCTACATCCGGTACGAGGACCTGCCGCTTGAGAACCGACGTGGGGAAAGCCGCCAGGTGGAGTTTGTCAGCAACCTCTATCCCGAGGGTGATCACACGGTCATTCAGTGTAACGTTCGTGACATTACCGAACGAAAGCGCGGGGAAGTGGAACTTGTTGCTGCCGCCGACAAGCATGGGCGTCAAGCCGCCGAGTTGGCCGTATTGGAGGAGCGCAGTCGGCTGGCGCGGGAGATCCATGACATGCTTGCACAGGGCTTTACCGGAATCGCCGCGCAGCTGGAAGCGGCGGATGCGGTTCTCTCCAGGGAGCCTGAGCCGATCTTGTCCGACACTCTTGCCGCCAGTCAGGCCCGCCTTGCTGTGTGTCAGACCCAATTAGGAAAGGTCCAAGTGCGCATCGGAAAAGCGCGCGACCTGGCCCATGAGAGCTTGAATGAGGCGAGGCGTTCCGTCGAGGCGTTGCGGTCGCCGACGCTGGAGGCGGCCCCCTTGAGCGAGGCGCTGGCTGATTTCCTGGCACAGCGGGTCCTGGGAACGGCGACTGCGGGCCGTTATCTGCTGGAAGGCATCCCTTACCCGTTACCGCCGTCAATCGAACATTTTCTGCTTCGGATCGGCCAGGAGGCCATTGGGAACGCCGTCATACACGCGCAGGCGCGGGAGATATTCGTAAAGCTGTCCTTTGAAGCGGGCGCCGTCCGGCTTTGCGTACACGATGACGGGCGCGGATTCGATCCCAGTCTGTCCGAAGCCGGGCGATTTGGCCTGATCGGTATGCGAGAGCGCGCAGAAAAAGCCCAGGGGACACTGTCCATCGTCAGTCATTCGAAACAGGGAACGGCGATTGACCTGATCGTGCCGATTTCCCCACAAACAAACCCAAATGGATATTAA
- a CDS encoding SpoIIE family protein phosphatase — protein MGHDELPVQSFTHIINIGDSVRDPLLILDTNLRVISANRAFYKTFQVTAEETEMKLLVELGNGHWNIPELIDLLNNILLEHNSFDDFEVAINFPQIGPRVMLINARESFEADGRAALLVVAIEDITERVRAREALIISETRYRRLFEAARDGILILDSEHGKITDANPFMTELLGYSHKELLGKELWEIGLLKDETASRDAFQQLKENGYIRYEDLPLESEGANQREVEFVSNIYQEGNGSVIQCNIRDITERKLLEAKTAADQEQDKKIAADLQRTMLFRPNEDAFSGLLVHTIYSTASDEALVGGDFWDTFAFDRGHVALVCGDVMGHGLHSAVFTTELKHTLRAYVREHEHPSRILHQMNEYISQSNRLFLEGVNTEGDDTPVCLSLAVINRQTGAGFLAVAAMECPLLVRASGAIDVLKASGQPLGMNMQPKPTYNHVEFQLGAGDTLVMMTDGITEARYGKDFLGDDGVRELAVKHCGETLQSMGEAILQGALDFAHGELRDDTWLVLVRKD, from the coding sequence ATGGGACACGATGAATTGCCAGTACAAAGTTTCACACACATCATAAATATCGGCGATAGCGTCCGTGACCCCTTGCTAATCCTCGATACTAACCTCCGAGTCATATCCGCGAATCGCGCCTTCTATAAGACCTTTCAAGTAACAGCAGAAGAAACGGAAATGAAACTCCTCGTTGAACTCGGCAATGGTCATTGGAATATCCCTGAACTGATCGATCTTCTCAATAACATCCTTCTGGAACACAACTCATTCGACGATTTTGAAGTTGCCATCAATTTTCCGCAAATCGGTCCTCGTGTGATGCTCATCAATGCTCGCGAGTCGTTTGAAGCAGATGGCCGTGCGGCGCTTCTCGTAGTCGCTATCGAAGACATTACCGAGCGGGTGCGAGCGCGCGAGGCACTGATAATCTCAGAAACGCGGTACAGACGACTTTTTGAAGCGGCTCGCGATGGCATTTTGATTTTGGACAGTGAACATGGAAAGATCACCGACGCCAATCCGTTTATGACAGAGCTTCTTGGTTATTCTCATAAGGAACTCCTGGGCAAGGAACTGTGGGAGATTGGTCTCCTAAAAGACGAAACGGCCAGCCGGGACGCTTTCCAGCAGTTGAAAGAAAACGGCTATATCCGATACGAGGATCTACCGCTCGAAAGCGAAGGAGCTAATCAGCGCGAGGTAGAGTTCGTCAGCAATATTTACCAAGAAGGTAATGGCTCGGTCATTCAATGCAATATTCGCGATATCACTGAGCGTAAATTGTTGGAAGCCAAAACCGCCGCCGATCAGGAGCAAGACAAAAAGATTGCTGCTGACTTACAGCGTACGATGTTGTTTCGGCCAAACGAAGATGCCTTTTCTGGCCTCTTGGTCCATACGATCTATTCTACCGCCTCCGATGAGGCCCTTGTCGGAGGTGACTTCTGGGACACATTTGCGTTTGACCGAGGACACGTCGCTCTGGTCTGTGGCGACGTGATGGGGCATGGCCTGCATTCCGCCGTCTTTACCACGGAACTCAAGCACACTCTGCGGGCTTATGTCCGCGAGCATGAGCATCCATCACGTATTCTGCATCAGATGAACGAGTATATCTCACAGAGCAATCGACTGTTTTTGGAAGGCGTCAACACGGAAGGCGACGATACGCCTGTGTGCCTGTCACTCGCAGTAATTAATAGACAAACGGGAGCAGGGTTTCTCGCTGTTGCAGCAATGGAGTGCCCGTTGTTGGTCCGCGCCAGTGGCGCTATCGACGTTTTGAAGGCTTCGGGGCAGCCGCTGGGAATGAATATGCAGCCAAAGCCTACTTACAATCATGTGGAGTTCCAACTTGGGGCGGGAGATACGCTCGTGATGATGACGGATGGGATTACTGAAGCTCGGTATGGCAAAGATTTCCTGGGGGATGATGGTGTGAGGGAATTGGCGGTGAAGCATTGCGGCGAGACGCTGCAAAGCATGGGTGAGGCAATACTCCAGGGCGCTCTCGATTTTGCTCATGGAGAACTTCGTGATGATACCTGGTTGGTATTGGTGCGCAAAGACTGA
- a CDS encoding type II toxin-antitoxin system VapC family toxin: MAYCLDTNILLRWIEPGTPMCAQARAAVQILRSQGEDLYILPQNIVEFWNGATRPANVNGLGLTPAQADAEVGKIEALFPLLEDTPAVHTEWRKLVANCSVSGVQVHDARIAAAMLTHGVMHLLTFNVRHFNRFGIVAISPSDLLQKP, translated from the coding sequence ATGGCGTACTGTCTTGACACGAATATCCTGCTGCGCTGGATCGAGCCTGGGACTCCAATGTGCGCGCAGGCTCGCGCGGCGGTGCAAATCCTTCGCTCTCAAGGCGAAGATCTCTATATTCTTCCTCAAAATATTGTCGAGTTCTGGAACGGTGCGACCCGACCCGCCAATGTCAACGGCCTCGGCCTTACGCCCGCCCAGGCCGACGCCGAGGTCGGCAAAATCGAGGCCCTGTTTCCACTCCTGGAAGATACGCCGGCTGTGCATACAGAGTGGCGAAAGCTCGTCGCTAATTGCAGCGTGAGTGGCGTCCAAGTGCATGACGCCCGAATTGCGGCCGCGATGCTGACGCATGGCGTCATGCATTTGCTTACATTTAACGTAAGACACTTCAACCGATTTGGTATTGTCGCCATTTCGCCCTCAGATCTTTTGCAGAAACCTTAA